TGGAAAAGATCATCTCCCTCAAAAGACCCCCAGACATAACTGCCAAAAAGGTTTAATTCCCCGAAATAATCTTCAGCTGTTCGAAAGTCATGTGGCATTGCTTCTCCCGACCTCAACGGTTGGAGGTTTATGTTCTTTTATCTTGTCGAAGAGTTGGATTAAGATAGTAGGCCCGAATCTCTTCCAGCGTTTTTCTAGCAGGTTGCACGAATTCGCGATCCCAATCTTCCGGAGGGGAATCCAGCGAAATCCCCTTTTCCTGTAAGGTTCGAAACAGCTCCTTATCCGCTTGTGTAGGGATCCACCACGTGTAGACGGGATTCGTTTTGCCATTGAGCAACGATTCGAACATAAATTTCACATAGCTAGCTGTAGAGAGTTCGCCGTAATTGACGTCGAATTCAGGCTCGGGAGCCGGATAGTCCTCTGGATAGCGGAACGGGCCAAAGTGAATGGAAATACCGAGAAAGCCGACGGGTGGAATGTTGTTTCCGTACCCGGGAAGGGAGAACGGCAGATCAGCTGCGAAGTGCAGACGAATCATGACAGAGTTGATGAATTGCCGTTCGAAGAAACTTTCTTTTTGCCAAATGCCGAGCTCTCGTGAAAGAGTATCCCAGTGAATAATGGACGTATTGTGCGCGAGCCAGAAGGCGGACGACATCTGTTCAAACGTTTTGTAAAACTCCTCGTCGTGATCATGGAACGGATCGAGAATGTCAAACAGGCTGAAGCACCCGTGTTTTCTTCTCCATTTTTGCGCGATGATCAGAAAATCAATCAATCGTTGGATCCGCAGCTCCGGGCTGCTCTCATTATTGGCAAACAGATACGTCGCTTCTATCAAATCAGCAGTGAAGTTGCCGTTAACAAAATCCCAGTAATTGATTTCGCCAGCTTCTACACGTTCTTCGTTAATCCGCTTCGTATCCGTTTCCCATCGCGCAAAGGTGGCGACATCAATGCCGAAATAAAGCTCAGGCAGGAGGTCGCTAAAAATATGGAAACGATAAGGGCTGGACTGCTGGAACCAAGTTTTGATGAAGTCCAGGCGAGAAGAGGGAGATATGACTGCGGCCCGCTCCACATAGTTCGCTTTGGCAACCGTTGACTCGAATTCCTCAACGGATGAGGCGATTGCCACGAAAGGGGCCGCTGAGGTCAAGAAGTCCACGCCGTCTTCATCGTTGTCGTATTGCACAATGATGTGCTGGAAGGTTGCCTCAGCCAAGGGAGATAAAACGAGCTGATTCCAACGGTGCGGGGTTGTATCGTCTATGGCGCCGATGACGACGACAGGTTTGTCCGGTTCCCCGCGAAAAGAAATAGAAGCCCCGTTTTGGACGACGATCTTGTTTTGGCAGCGTACGTTGATGGATGTACCTGCTTCAAAGCTGATGGAGGTCCCAGCAGCTATGATGGCATCCTCTGGTCCGATCATGTACGGACCATTTTCTGCGGAAAATTCCTCCGATTGATGGATGATTCCCGATAGGCGTTTGTACTTATCCACATGCAGTTGGTAGGTGTGCTGCGGGTCCGGATCAGGTCCAATCGTCAGCTGCACGTAGTAAAGGCCATCTTCCTCCGGAAAAAACGGAAGGATGATGGGGGCGTTCGGACTATATTCAGCTTCTGCAAGTTTTGTTCGATGGATGTCATAGATTCTGATGGTAGTCAAAGGATGCGTCAGGTTACTCATATGGATTTCAATAGCGTCTGTAGAAGCAAGAAAGAGCTTGTACATCTCCACCTTAGCTTCAAGGTTAGGAGAAGCTTTTCGGATGCGTTTGTCCGTTTCCAAAATCGATGTATACGAGCTGACGGTCATGTAAAACAGGCTCCTATCAAAATGGTGTAGGTATAATGGAATAGTCCACTAGTAATTGACGCCTGAATATGGAAAAAGTTTTGAGTTTTGCAGGGGCTTTTGGTCTAGGAAATAAGAAAAAGGATAGGGGTCAGATGAGTTCTGACGATCCTATCCTTTGTTTCTTCCATTATAGATGTTCTTATTTTCCACCAGCCTGCGTGAGCATTTCGATCATTTCTTTGTAGCCATGCTTCTTCGCATGTCCCAGAGGCGTCACACCATCGTGATCAGCGAGATTGACATTGGCATTGTGCTCGATCAGCAGCTTAACGATTTCCTGATGCTTCTTGCCACCATCGCCCAAAATCACTGCTTCCAAGAGAGCGGTCCAGCCCAATCTGTTGACATGATCAATGTTGACATCGGAGGTGGTGAGCAGTTCCTTGACGATCTCGACATGTCCACGATCAGCCGCAGGAATCAAGGCCGTTCCGCCAAAACGGTTCGTAATGGTAGTGTCGGCACCTGCTGCTATCGAGGCTTTTACGAATGCGAGCTGGCCTGCTGCGCTAGCGAAGAGCAAGGGATTGTCTAAGTTGTTGTCTCGGATGTTGACGTTGGCTCCGCGTTCAACCAACAAGTTGAAAACGTCTAGTTGACCGGAGTGGACCGCGATCATTGCAGAGGTCCG
This genomic stretch from Brevibacillus brevis harbors:
- a CDS encoding ankyrin repeat domain-containing protein; this translates as MNWNTILTSGEQQATRAVKVEMDKLNQALLTATSQGDKAAIERLLAEGADIDATDSRGRTSAMIAVHSGQLDVFNLLVERGANVNIRDNNLDNPLLFASAAGQLAFVKASIAAGADTTITNRFGGTALIPAADRGHVEIVKELLTTSDVNIDHVNRLGWTALLEAVILGDGGKKHQEIVKLLIEHNANVNLADHDGVTPLGHAKKHGYKEMIEMLTQAGGK